The sequence GGCCAGGGCCCAGTGGAGCATCAGCAGCAGGCCGAAGCCGGGCACACCCAGCAGCCCCATCACCAGGGCGTTGGCCAGATTGACCCCCAGGCTCACCCCGATAAGGCCGCCCACGGGGCTGAAGGCCGCCAGCGCGGCCAGCCCCACCCCGGTCCGCAGGCACAGCCGGAGCAGATGCTTCAGGGGGCGGCCCAGCAGGGCCAGCACCCCCACCGCCAGCAGG is a genomic window of Intestinimonas massiliensis (ex Afouda et al. 2020) containing:
- a CDS encoding pro-sigmaK processing inhibitor BofA family protein, with product MTLMTDTLPWLLVGLLAVGVLALLGRPLKHLLRLCLRTGVGLAALAAFSPVGGLIGVSLGVNLANALVMGLLGVPGFGLLLMLHWALAL